A window from Mytilus galloprovincialis chromosome 8, xbMytGall1.hap1.1, whole genome shotgun sequence encodes these proteins:
- the LOC143084850 gene encoding endoplasmic reticulum membrane protein complex subunit 7-like → MLPQITMDDVLKSVGFCAIYVLLMSLSCVLCDSSDLEETESIDRFKLEGKIDLFSAGKNKDWVVHARVFVDGGDYVGLLKSDGSFVISGLPSGSYVVEVSHPAFIFDAARVDITSKGKIRARKVNYLQPSQVKSQTYPLFIQERQKTKYFQDREQWKVTDFLFNPMVLTMVLPLLLIMVLPKLMNAADPEAQQEMQNQMKALNDKSNLPDLSEMFAGLFGGGSKKQAKAKAVKRR, encoded by the exons ATGTTGCCTCAAATTACGATGGATGACGTGCTGAAATCTGTTGGTTTTTGTGCAATTTATGTCCTTTTGATGAGCCTTAGTTGTGTCCTGTGTGACAGTTCAGATCTAGAAGAAACAGAATCCATAGACAGATTTAAGTTAGAAGGAAAAATTGATCTGTTTTCAGCTGGCAAAAACAAAGATTGGGTTGTACATGCACGCGTGTTTGTTGATGGCGGGGACTACGTGGGATTATTGAA aagCGATGGATCTTTTGTTATAAGTGGTTTACCGTCAGGATCTTACGTGGTAGAAGTGTCTCATCCAGCCTTTATATTTGATGCAGCCAGAGTAGATATAACATCGAAAGGGAAGATACGAGCAAGAAAAGTCAATTATTTACAGCCAAGTCAAGTAAAATCACAGACATATCCATTGTTTATACAGGAAAGacagaaaactaaatatttcCAAGATAGAGAACAATGGAAAGTAACAGACTTCTTATTTAATCCAATG gtaTTAACAATGGTATTACCTCTATTACTGATTATGGTATTACCCAAGTTAATGAATGCAGCAGATCCTGAGGCTCAACAG GAAATGCAGAACCAGATGAAAGCATTAAATGATAAATCCAATTTACCTGACTTATCAGAAATGTTTGCTGGACTTTTTGGCGGAGGTTCAAAGAAACAAGCAAAGGCTAAGGCAGTAAAGAGGAGATAA